A single genomic interval of Rhododendron vialii isolate Sample 1 chromosome 3a, ASM3025357v1 harbors:
- the LOC131321025 gene encoding probable splicing factor 3A subunit 1, which produces MLGTLPILPLPAPPTDGNLGPLPASQVSEHSDDEMKIETEDQNNVDSVPASVATHTRTIGIIHPPPDIRNIVDKTAQFVSKNGPEFEKRIIANNTGNAKFNFLNASDPYHAYYQHRLSEFRAQNQNQPSSDPADPSLPESIPSAAVTEGDETITKPDPSAQFRPVRKVLESPEAELYTVRLPEGITGEELDIIKLTAQFVARNGKSFLAGLTSREMNHQQFQFLKPTHSMFMFFTSLADAYSKVLMPPDGLSRLTEKLRKSVTDMTTVLERCLHRLEWERSQEQARQKAEDEIEQERLQMAMIDWHDFVVVETIDFADDEDEELPAPMTIEEVIRRSKVSAMAEEEDNVEPGKVVEMEMDEEEVKLVEEGMRAASIEENGEEKKNEMKMLPLEEQEQPMRIVKNWKRPEERIASERDPTKYVVSPITGELIPIIEMSEHMRISLIDPKYKEQKERMFAKLRETTLAQDDEISKNIMGLARTRPDIFGTTEEEVSNAVKAEIEKKKDEQPKQVIWDGHSGSIGRTATQAMSQNPNGEDQNDPANNELRNLPGPTAPPPLRPGVPSIRPLPPPVGLALNLPRVPPNVQYSTTNSGAMLMQQPLPRPPPVNMIPSARPPPPPPMQLISGQQQFLVNRQPPMPPTISVNPPSIPVPPPPGYTPLSAPRPYVPLTVPQPGMHMVQPPPPPLPEEAPPPLPEEPEPKKQRLDDSVLIPEDQFLAQHPGPVRITVSVPNVDEGNLKGQVLEITVQSLSETVGSLKEKIAGEVQLPSNKQKLSGKAGFLKDNLSLAYYNVAEGETLALSLRERGGRKR; this is translated from the exons atgctgGGAACGCTGCCGATATTACCTCTTCCGGCGCCACCAACTGATGGCAATCTCGGCCCTCTTCCCGCTTCCCAAGTTTCGGAACACTCTGATGATGAGATGAAAATTGAGACCGAGGATCAGAATAACGTCGATTCTGTTCCCGCATCGGTTGCAACCCATACTAGAACGATCGGAATTATACATCCTCCACCAGACATTAGGAACATTGTTGATAAAACTGCACAGTTTGTTTCAAAGAATGGACCTGAGTTTGAGAAAAGGATCATTGCAAACAATACTGGCAATGCTAAGTTTAATTTCTTGAATGCCTCTGATCCTTACCACGCTTACTACCAGCACCGTCTATCTGAATTTCGTgctcaaaatcaaaaccagcCTTCTTCTGATCCTGCTGATCCATCTTTGCCGGAGTCCATCCCTTCTGCTGCTGTTACTGAGGGTGACGAGACAATCACTAAACCTGACCCCTCAGCCCAATTTAGACCCGTGCGCAAAGTTCTTGAGTCCCCAGAGGCTGAGCTGTACACTGTTAGGCTTCCCGAGGGGATTACAGGAGAGGAATTAGATATTATTAAATTGACTGCGCAATTCGTGGCTCGCAACGGGAAGTCTTTCTTAGCCGGACTCACCAGCAGAGAAATGAACCACCAACAATTCCAATTCTTGAAGCCAACCCACAGTATGTTCATGTTTTTCACCTCTCTTGCTGATGCATATTCAAAAGTATTGATGCCCCCAGATGGATTGAGTCGATTGACTGAGAAGTTGAGGAAGAGTGTTACGGATATGACTACTGTGCTTGAACGTTGCTTGCACCGGTTGGAGTGGGAGAGGTCGCAAGAGCAAGCAAGGCAGAAAGCTGAAGATGAGATTGAGCAGGAACGTTTGCAGATGGCCATGATCGATTGGCAtgattttgttgtggttgaGACTATAGATTTTGCGGATGATGAAGATGAGGAGTTGCCTGCCCCAATGACGATTGAAGAGGTTATAAGGAGGAGCAAAGTTTCAGCTAtggcagaagaagaagataatgttGAGCCAGGAAAGGTGGTGGAAATGGAGATGGATGAAGAAGAGGTGAAGCTTGTTGAAGAAGGAATGAGGGCGGCTAGTATTGAAGAAAACggtgaagagaagaagaatgagATGAAAATGCTTCCTTTGGAAGAACAGGAACAACCTATGAGAATCGTGAAGAACTGGAAGAGGCCTGAGGAAAGGATTGCCTCAGAAAGAGATCCGACAAAATATGTTGTGTCACCAATCACCGGCGAGCTAATACCCATTATTGAGATGTCAGAGCATATGAGGATTTCCCTTATTGACCCTAAGTACAAGGAGCAGAAAGAGAGGATGTTTGCTAAGCTTCGGGAGACTACCCTTGCTCAAGATGACGAAATTTCCAAAAACATCATGGGACTCGCCCGAACGCGTCCCGATATTTTTGGGACTACGGAGGAAGAAGTTTCTAATGCTGTCAAGGCGGAgattgagaagaaaaaggatGAGCAACCGAAGCAAGTCATATGGGATGGTCACAGTGGGAGCATTGGGCGCACTGCAACTCAAGCCATGTCACAGAATCCCAATGGAGAGGACCAAAATGACCCTGCGAACAATGAGTTGAGGAATCTTCCGGGTCCCACAGCGCCACCCCCTCTTAGACCTGGCGTGCCATCAATTAGGCCACTTCCTCCGCCAGTAGGATTAGCCTTGAATCTTCCTCGTGTACCTCCAAATGTCCAGTATTCAACTACTAATAGTGGTGCGATGCTCATGCAACAGCCTCTACCCAGGCCACCACCAGTTAATATGATCCCGTCAGCTCGgccaccaccgccacctccAATGCAGTTAATTTCTGGGCAACAACAGTTTTTGGTGAATAGGCAACCCCCGATGCCACCAACAATTTCTGTTAATCCGCCAAGTATTCCTGTGCCGCCTCCACCTGGATATACACCTCTGTCAGCTCCTCGGCCTTATGTTCCCCTTACGGTGCCGCAACCTGGCATGCATATGGTTcagccaccacctccaccactgcCCGAGGAAGCTCCTCCACCACTTCCAGAAGAACCAGAGCCAAAAAAGCAGAGGCTTGACGATTCCGTGCTTATTCCTGAAGACCAGTTTCTCGCTCAACATCCG GGACCTGTTCGCATCACTGTTTCTGTGCCAAATGTGGATGAAGGAAATCTCAAAGGGCAAGTACTGGAGATTACAGTGCAATCCCTATCTGAAACTGTTGGCAGTCTGAAAGAGAAAATTGCAGGAGAGGTCCAGCTTCCTTCAAACAAGCAGAAGCTGAGTGGAAAAGCTGGTTTTCTTAAGGACAATTTGTCgcttgcttattacaatgttgCAGAAGGAGAAACACTTGCTCTTTCTCTAAGAGAACGTGGTGGTCGGAAGAGATGA
- the LOC131321026 gene encoding nuclear pore complex protein NUP1-like isoform X1, whose translation MKSGEGTSYGGGVGGKFRKTPSRRHQPTPYDRPPPTPFPNPRNNNGWLPKLILSGARSFFSSFSRKRLPPPLPPEANIESRDRLQDAVPINSARVEAPAIDNGGNPTNSCNDSSISKLEQILQQKTFSRSEVDRLTELLHSKPIDVPTGDDHKMGEVNVPQSMSAYGVQQNVSSSPMQHHVMEMPLENRFRGHFLTPLISSHVHEKDVASPAELAKAYMGSRPSKVSPSMLGLRSQALKEDANLLDNVSYPPKTHVRVGIPENGFMNPRSRGRSAIYDMARTPYLNVNPTADQKGFRSVFDGYGGPSASPSSVYPREHDAQLGSKQLALKRRISALEDDIGSTTPIRRLRQKTSLSTPQNLSLPVYRSTLSSHGAGLGSNGAQPLISFNRKPFPVEEPQYRNLHTENEDNSTPSTSYTTIPFKSSEMATRILEQLEKLVPREKPLEGDKSPSKLTPSMLRGQALRSLEYVDSSKILQNALESHKLEELCNTSQLDADEMTSHKQDKIEENGPEKFIGCHETVAPVGICGTMVSVNDSVAGVHTAGSVVTATATQPPQKKWAFHMSADEDFLDLDDEIHPIEATSTQLSPEVEKQEKFMVESKVAYTEAVMVSKTSRLSEIKPPDGPLITNSADLGTFDASVAGEKNTFTFLTVPASSTTFQPIVAALQSTSAFDSIIPLKESNSTPVFISADSKIVDKVPSISFSSSAVSESLCQKSNAPLESKPECSNSLANSASGTAIVAPKVPESDEGDYDGIQKSVEMTVQSEISSSAAVSASSILSFAAPAYISGLNNGSLASSPSIFSSPAPFPVSVDFTNQKIGNSFTNTAPSTSVTVSTNDTTTTSASNGIVSTSSAASSFLVAPIFNFGPTAGALSNPVSTMSTTSSLETTDLKAKTDKESTLGNDNLSNAPLGGTSFGTASTGSNIFGFSTSATSSAVYNSSEGDLFGTTSGSLAITQTSPAETGVATVTQSMPFQFGSSFTCSNSIFGSSSSSSPLFSSSTSPKLFDSTFSFGLSSSASSSPINTISPSGAATSSLFGTNWQPTTTTSVSPSAVFPFVASFVSAASTSNAPMVFSSGIPTFTALSGNGDQMSMEDSMSEDPVQGSAPAVPVFGQPSISAPSSGFMFSSTVSSGGIPSFQFGNQQNQSTPQMLPPFQSSGSLEFGAKNSFSLGSGGGGDKSGRKIVKRQTQKPKKAIKHHER comes from the exons ATGAAGTCGGGCGAAGGCACCTCCTACGGCGGCGGCGTCGGCGGGAAGTTCCGGAAGACGCCGTCTCGGCGGCACCAACCGACGCCGTACGACCGCCCCCCGCCGACCCCTTTCCCAAACCCTAGAAACAACAACGGGTGGCTCCCCAAACTCATCCTCTCCGGCGCTCGctccttcttctcctccttctccCGTAAGCGCCTACCTCCTCCGCTCCCACCAG AAGCAAACATAGAGTCAAGGGATCGGCTTCAGGATGCAGTTCCCATC AATTCTGCTAGAGTGGAAGCACCAGCAATTGATAATGGTGGCAATCCAACCAATAGCTGTAACGATAGTAGCATTTCCAAACTTGAGCAAATATTACAGCAAAAGACATTTAGTAG ATCTGAGGTTGACCGTTTGACGGAACTACTACATTCAAAACCTATCGATGTACCTACTGGGGATGACCACAAAATGGGTGAAGTAAATGTTCCACAATCAATGTCTGCATATGGGGTACAACAGAATGTTTCAAGTAGCCCAATGCAGCACCATGTGATGGAGATGCCCTTGGAGAATCGGTTTCGTGGGCACTTTTTAACTCCCTTGATCAGTTCACAT GTCCATGAAAAAGATGTTGCTTCACCTGCTGAGCTTGCAAAAGCATACATGGGTAGCAGGCCTTCAAAAGTATCACCGTCAATGTTAGGCTTGCGCAGCCAAGCATTGAAAGAAGATGCAAATCTGTTGGATAACGTATCATATCCTCCAAAGACGCATGTTCGTGTTGGAATTCCTGAAAATGGTTTTATGAACCCAAGATCCCGAGGCAGATCGGCCATATATGACATGGCTCGTACGCCATACTTGAATGTGAATCCAACTGCTGACCAAAAG GGTTTCAGGTCTGTCTTCGACGGTTATGGTGGACCATCTGCATCACCATCATCTGTATATCCGAGGGAGCATGATGCACAACTTGGGTCTAAGCAATTG GCCCTAAAACGCAGGATATCTGCATTAGAAGATGATATTGGTTCTACTACTCCCATACGTAGACTCCGGCAGAAAACTAGTCTTTCGACTCCACAAAATTTGAGCTTGCCGGTATATAGAAGTACTCTTTCTAGTCATGGAGCTGGACTTGGGTCTAATGGTGCTCAACCCCTTATATCTTTTAACCGAAAACCATTTCCTGTAGAAGAACCTCAGTATAGAAACTTGCATACAGAGAATGAGGATAACAGCACCCCCAGTACAAGTTATACCACCATTCCTTTTAAGTCCAGTGAGATGGCTACAAGAATATTAGAGCAGCTTGAAAAGTTGGTTCCAAGGGAGAAGCCATTAGAAGGAGACAAATCACCCAGTAAGTTGACACCAAGTATGCTGCGAGGACAGGCTCTTAGAAGCCTAGAATATGTTGATTCATCAAAGATTCTGCAGAATGCCCTAGAAAGTCATAAGTTGGAGGAATTGTGCAACACCTCTCAACTAGATGCTGATGAAATGACCTCTCATAAGCAAgacaaaattgaagaaaatggcCCAGAAAAGTTTATTGGTTGTCACGAGACAGTGGCTCCTGTCGGGATCTGTGGAACTATGGTTTCAGTTAATGATTCTGTTGCTGGTGTTCATACTGCAGGTTCAGTAGTCACAGCAACTGCTACTCAACCTCCTCAAAAGAAATGGGCTTTTCATATGAGTGCGGATGAG GATTTTCTGGACCTGGATGATGAGATTCATCCTATTGAAGCTACATCAACACAGTTGTCTCCGGAGGTAGAAAAACAAGAGAAATTTATGGTGGAGAGCAAGGTTGCTTATACTGAAGCAGTGATGGTGAGCAAAACTTCAAGATTGTCTGAAATCAAGCCACCTGATGGTCCTCTTATAACAAATTCAGCCGATTTAGGAACTTTTGATGCGTCTGTGGCTGGTGAGAAAAACACCTTTACGTTCCTTACTGTGCCTGCTTCCAGCACAACTTTTCAGCCCATTGTGGCTGCTCTTCAATCAACCTCAGCATTTGACTCGATTATTCCACTCAAGGAATCAAATTCAACTCCGGTTTTTATTAGTGCTGACTCCAAAATTGTCGATAAGGTTCCATCGATCTCATTTTCATCATCTGCTGTCAGTGAATCTCTATGCCAAAAGTCTAATGCCCCACTGGAATCAAAGCCAGAATGTTCAAACAG CTTAGCAAATAGTGCCTCTGGTACAGCTATCGTCGCACCAAAAGTTCCAGAGTCAGACGAAGGTGATTATGATGGCATACAAAAATCCGTAGAAATGACAGTACAATCTGAAATTTCTAGTTCTGCTGCTGTATCCGCAAGCAGCATTTTGTCCTTCGCTGCCCCCGCCTACATTTCAGGTCTAAATAATGGTTCACTTGCTTCAAGTCCTTCTATATTTTCCTCCCCTGCTCCATTTCCAGTTTCCGTTGATTTCACCAatcaaaaaattggaaatagTTTTACCAACACTGCCCCTTCCACTAGTGTTACCGTTTCTACCAATGACACCACTACTACCTCTGCTTCCAATGGAATTGTCTCTACCTCTTCTGCAGCATCTTCATTTCTGGTAGCCCCTATTTTCAATTTTGGGCCCACCGCTGGAGCTCTATCAAATCCAGTTTCAACGATGTCAACCACTTCCAGCTTAGAAACTACAGATTTGAAGGCCAAAACTGATAAGGAATCAACACTTGGCAATGACAACCTAAGTAACGCACCTCTTGGTGGCACATCGTTTGGAACTGCAAGCACAGGAAGTAACATTTTCGGATTCAGTACTTCTGCTACTTCTTCAGCTGTGTATAATTCATCTGAAGGTGATCTTTTTGGCACCACTAGTGGATCTTTAGCCATCACTCAGACGTCTCCTGCTGAAACTGGGGTTGCAACGGTTACACAGAGCATGCCTTTTCAGTTTGGGTCATCTTTCACTTGTAGCAATTCTATATTTGGTTCCTCAAGCTCAAGCAGTCCACTATTTAGTTCTTCAACTTCTCCCAAGTTGTTCGATTCAACCTTTAGCTTCGGTCTGAGTTCTTCGGCTTCCTCTTCACCGATCAACACCATTAGCCCCAGTGGTGCTGCCACTTCAAGCTTATTTGGTACGAACTGGCAGCCGACCACCACCACATCTGTTTCTCCATCAGCCGTTTTCCCCTTTGTAGCATCCTTCGTTTCTGCTGCTTCTACCAGTAATGCCCCGATGGTATTTAGTAGTGGAATTCCAACGTTCACAGCTCTCTCAGGTAATGGGGATCAGATGAGCATGGAAGATAGCATGTCCGAGGACCCTGTACAGGGATCAGCGCCGGCAGTTCCGGTGTTTGGTCAACCATCCATCTCAGCTCCATCATCTGGCTTTATGTTTAGCTCAACAGTTTCGTCAGGGGGAATTCCATCGTTTCAATTTGGTAATCAACAGAATCAGAGCACTCCACAAATGCTACCTCCTTTTCAGTCATCTGGTAGTCTGGAGTTTGGTGCTAAAAATAGCTTCTCATTGGGTTCTGGCGGTGGCGGTGACAAGTCTGGTCGGAAAATAGTTAAACGTCAAACACAAAAACCGAAGAAGGCCATAAAACACCATGAAAGGTGA
- the LOC131321026 gene encoding nuclear pore complex protein NUP1-like isoform X2 has product MKSGEGTSYGGGVGGKFRKTPSRRHQPTPYDRPPPTPFPNPRNNNGWLPKLILSGARSFFSSFSQANIESRDRLQDAVPINSARVEAPAIDNGGNPTNSCNDSSISKLEQILQQKTFSRSEVDRLTELLHSKPIDVPTGDDHKMGEVNVPQSMSAYGVQQNVSSSPMQHHVMEMPLENRFRGHFLTPLISSHVHEKDVASPAELAKAYMGSRPSKVSPSMLGLRSQALKEDANLLDNVSYPPKTHVRVGIPENGFMNPRSRGRSAIYDMARTPYLNVNPTADQKGFRSVFDGYGGPSASPSSVYPREHDAQLGSKQLALKRRISALEDDIGSTTPIRRLRQKTSLSTPQNLSLPVYRSTLSSHGAGLGSNGAQPLISFNRKPFPVEEPQYRNLHTENEDNSTPSTSYTTIPFKSSEMATRILEQLEKLVPREKPLEGDKSPSKLTPSMLRGQALRSLEYVDSSKILQNALESHKLEELCNTSQLDADEMTSHKQDKIEENGPEKFIGCHETVAPVGICGTMVSVNDSVAGVHTAGSVVTATATQPPQKKWAFHMSADEDFLDLDDEIHPIEATSTQLSPEVEKQEKFMVESKVAYTEAVMVSKTSRLSEIKPPDGPLITNSADLGTFDASVAGEKNTFTFLTVPASSTTFQPIVAALQSTSAFDSIIPLKESNSTPVFISADSKIVDKVPSISFSSSAVSESLCQKSNAPLESKPECSNSLANSASGTAIVAPKVPESDEGDYDGIQKSVEMTVQSEISSSAAVSASSILSFAAPAYISGLNNGSLASSPSIFSSPAPFPVSVDFTNQKIGNSFTNTAPSTSVTVSTNDTTTTSASNGIVSTSSAASSFLVAPIFNFGPTAGALSNPVSTMSTTSSLETTDLKAKTDKESTLGNDNLSNAPLGGTSFGTASTGSNIFGFSTSATSSAVYNSSEGDLFGTTSGSLAITQTSPAETGVATVTQSMPFQFGSSFTCSNSIFGSSSSSSPLFSSSTSPKLFDSTFSFGLSSSASSSPINTISPSGAATSSLFGTNWQPTTTTSVSPSAVFPFVASFVSAASTSNAPMVFSSGIPTFTALSGNGDQMSMEDSMSEDPVQGSAPAVPVFGQPSISAPSSGFMFSSTVSSGGIPSFQFGNQQNQSTPQMLPPFQSSGSLEFGAKNSFSLGSGGGGDKSGRKIVKRQTQKPKKAIKHHER; this is encoded by the exons ATGAAGTCGGGCGAAGGCACCTCCTACGGCGGCGGCGTCGGCGGGAAGTTCCGGAAGACGCCGTCTCGGCGGCACCAACCGACGCCGTACGACCGCCCCCCGCCGACCCCTTTCCCAAACCCTAGAAACAACAACGGGTGGCTCCCCAAACTCATCCTCTCCGGCGCTCGctccttcttctcctccttctccC AAGCAAACATAGAGTCAAGGGATCGGCTTCAGGATGCAGTTCCCATC AATTCTGCTAGAGTGGAAGCACCAGCAATTGATAATGGTGGCAATCCAACCAATAGCTGTAACGATAGTAGCATTTCCAAACTTGAGCAAATATTACAGCAAAAGACATTTAGTAG ATCTGAGGTTGACCGTTTGACGGAACTACTACATTCAAAACCTATCGATGTACCTACTGGGGATGACCACAAAATGGGTGAAGTAAATGTTCCACAATCAATGTCTGCATATGGGGTACAACAGAATGTTTCAAGTAGCCCAATGCAGCACCATGTGATGGAGATGCCCTTGGAGAATCGGTTTCGTGGGCACTTTTTAACTCCCTTGATCAGTTCACAT GTCCATGAAAAAGATGTTGCTTCACCTGCTGAGCTTGCAAAAGCATACATGGGTAGCAGGCCTTCAAAAGTATCACCGTCAATGTTAGGCTTGCGCAGCCAAGCATTGAAAGAAGATGCAAATCTGTTGGATAACGTATCATATCCTCCAAAGACGCATGTTCGTGTTGGAATTCCTGAAAATGGTTTTATGAACCCAAGATCCCGAGGCAGATCGGCCATATATGACATGGCTCGTACGCCATACTTGAATGTGAATCCAACTGCTGACCAAAAG GGTTTCAGGTCTGTCTTCGACGGTTATGGTGGACCATCTGCATCACCATCATCTGTATATCCGAGGGAGCATGATGCACAACTTGGGTCTAAGCAATTG GCCCTAAAACGCAGGATATCTGCATTAGAAGATGATATTGGTTCTACTACTCCCATACGTAGACTCCGGCAGAAAACTAGTCTTTCGACTCCACAAAATTTGAGCTTGCCGGTATATAGAAGTACTCTTTCTAGTCATGGAGCTGGACTTGGGTCTAATGGTGCTCAACCCCTTATATCTTTTAACCGAAAACCATTTCCTGTAGAAGAACCTCAGTATAGAAACTTGCATACAGAGAATGAGGATAACAGCACCCCCAGTACAAGTTATACCACCATTCCTTTTAAGTCCAGTGAGATGGCTACAAGAATATTAGAGCAGCTTGAAAAGTTGGTTCCAAGGGAGAAGCCATTAGAAGGAGACAAATCACCCAGTAAGTTGACACCAAGTATGCTGCGAGGACAGGCTCTTAGAAGCCTAGAATATGTTGATTCATCAAAGATTCTGCAGAATGCCCTAGAAAGTCATAAGTTGGAGGAATTGTGCAACACCTCTCAACTAGATGCTGATGAAATGACCTCTCATAAGCAAgacaaaattgaagaaaatggcCCAGAAAAGTTTATTGGTTGTCACGAGACAGTGGCTCCTGTCGGGATCTGTGGAACTATGGTTTCAGTTAATGATTCTGTTGCTGGTGTTCATACTGCAGGTTCAGTAGTCACAGCAACTGCTACTCAACCTCCTCAAAAGAAATGGGCTTTTCATATGAGTGCGGATGAG GATTTTCTGGACCTGGATGATGAGATTCATCCTATTGAAGCTACATCAACACAGTTGTCTCCGGAGGTAGAAAAACAAGAGAAATTTATGGTGGAGAGCAAGGTTGCTTATACTGAAGCAGTGATGGTGAGCAAAACTTCAAGATTGTCTGAAATCAAGCCACCTGATGGTCCTCTTATAACAAATTCAGCCGATTTAGGAACTTTTGATGCGTCTGTGGCTGGTGAGAAAAACACCTTTACGTTCCTTACTGTGCCTGCTTCCAGCACAACTTTTCAGCCCATTGTGGCTGCTCTTCAATCAACCTCAGCATTTGACTCGATTATTCCACTCAAGGAATCAAATTCAACTCCGGTTTTTATTAGTGCTGACTCCAAAATTGTCGATAAGGTTCCATCGATCTCATTTTCATCATCTGCTGTCAGTGAATCTCTATGCCAAAAGTCTAATGCCCCACTGGAATCAAAGCCAGAATGTTCAAACAG CTTAGCAAATAGTGCCTCTGGTACAGCTATCGTCGCACCAAAAGTTCCAGAGTCAGACGAAGGTGATTATGATGGCATACAAAAATCCGTAGAAATGACAGTACAATCTGAAATTTCTAGTTCTGCTGCTGTATCCGCAAGCAGCATTTTGTCCTTCGCTGCCCCCGCCTACATTTCAGGTCTAAATAATGGTTCACTTGCTTCAAGTCCTTCTATATTTTCCTCCCCTGCTCCATTTCCAGTTTCCGTTGATTTCACCAatcaaaaaattggaaatagTTTTACCAACACTGCCCCTTCCACTAGTGTTACCGTTTCTACCAATGACACCACTACTACCTCTGCTTCCAATGGAATTGTCTCTACCTCTTCTGCAGCATCTTCATTTCTGGTAGCCCCTATTTTCAATTTTGGGCCCACCGCTGGAGCTCTATCAAATCCAGTTTCAACGATGTCAACCACTTCCAGCTTAGAAACTACAGATTTGAAGGCCAAAACTGATAAGGAATCAACACTTGGCAATGACAACCTAAGTAACGCACCTCTTGGTGGCACATCGTTTGGAACTGCAAGCACAGGAAGTAACATTTTCGGATTCAGTACTTCTGCTACTTCTTCAGCTGTGTATAATTCATCTGAAGGTGATCTTTTTGGCACCACTAGTGGATCTTTAGCCATCACTCAGACGTCTCCTGCTGAAACTGGGGTTGCAACGGTTACACAGAGCATGCCTTTTCAGTTTGGGTCATCTTTCACTTGTAGCAATTCTATATTTGGTTCCTCAAGCTCAAGCAGTCCACTATTTAGTTCTTCAACTTCTCCCAAGTTGTTCGATTCAACCTTTAGCTTCGGTCTGAGTTCTTCGGCTTCCTCTTCACCGATCAACACCATTAGCCCCAGTGGTGCTGCCACTTCAAGCTTATTTGGTACGAACTGGCAGCCGACCACCACCACATCTGTTTCTCCATCAGCCGTTTTCCCCTTTGTAGCATCCTTCGTTTCTGCTGCTTCTACCAGTAATGCCCCGATGGTATTTAGTAGTGGAATTCCAACGTTCACAGCTCTCTCAGGTAATGGGGATCAGATGAGCATGGAAGATAGCATGTCCGAGGACCCTGTACAGGGATCAGCGCCGGCAGTTCCGGTGTTTGGTCAACCATCCATCTCAGCTCCATCATCTGGCTTTATGTTTAGCTCAACAGTTTCGTCAGGGGGAATTCCATCGTTTCAATTTGGTAATCAACAGAATCAGAGCACTCCACAAATGCTACCTCCTTTTCAGTCATCTGGTAGTCTGGAGTTTGGTGCTAAAAATAGCTTCTCATTGGGTTCTGGCGGTGGCGGTGACAAGTCTGGTCGGAAAATAGTTAAACGTCAAACACAAAAACCGAAGAAGGCCATAAAACACCATGAAAGGTGA
- the LOC131321028 gene encoding nuclear pore complex protein NUP1-like — MFRSVKKTLLHLLSSQKQYMGNRPSKVSPSMLRLCSQALREDANLLDNVSYPPKTPIRVGIPENGFMNPRSRDRSAIYDMARTPYLNVNPTADQKGFRSMFDGYGGPSASPSSVYPREHDAQRGSKQLALKRRISALEYDIGSTTPIRRPRQKTSLSTPQNLSLPVYRNPLSSRGTGLGSNGAQPLISFN; from the exons ATGTTCAGGTCGGTGAAAAAGACATTGCTTCACCTGCTGAGCTCGCAAAAGCAATACATGGGTAACAGGCCTTCAAAAGTATCACCGTCAATGTTACGCTTGTGCAGCCAAGCATTGAGAGAAGATGCAAATCTGTTGGATAACGTATCATATCCTCCAAAGACGCCTATTCGTGTTGGAATTCCTGAAAATGGTTTTATGAACCCAAGATCCCGAGACAGATCGGCCATATATGACATGGCTCGTACGCCATACTTGAATGTGAATCCAACTGCTGACCAAAAG GGTTTCAGGTCTATGTTTGATGGTTATGGTGGACCATCTGCATCGCCATCATCTGTATATCCGAGGGAGCATGATGCACAACGTGGGTCTAAGCAATTG GCCCTAAAACGCAGAATTTCTGCGTTAGAATATGATATTGGTTCTACTACTCCCATACGCAGACCTCGACAGAAAACTAGTCTTTCGACTCCACAAAATTTGAGCTTGCCGGTATATAGAAATCCTCTTTCTAGTCGTGGAACTGGACTTGGGTCTAATGGTGCTCAACCCCTTATATCTTTTAACTGA